Part of the Bacteriovorax stolpii genome, CGATTTATGACGAGTGATTCTGATATGAGTAAGTTTACTTCATTAGAGCCTTCAGTTATGTACTCGCATCTCTTGGGAGATTTAAAGGTGTTTGGAATGAACCTGGCCGACTCTGAATGGGCGACAGGGGCGACTTATGGAAAAAGAAACACCGGGCTTTCGTATGCTTATTTACAAACGTCATTGAGTGTTTCATTTTAAGGAGTCATAATGAAAGTGTTAATAGCAGCTCTATTGCTTTTTTCTCTAAATGCTCAAGCGGAAAAGATGAAGGATTTCACTCTTCCTATACATCAAAAGAGCGAAAAATTTCATTTACAGGAAGAAGTGAAGAAGAAAAAAGTCCTGCTTAATTTTTGGGCCACTTGGTGCACATCGTGCATTCATGAATTGCCAAAACTGGAAGCCTTAAAAGAAAAATACTCAGATAGCGTGACTTTTGTTTCTGTGAATGCCGGAGAAAAAGACAATCTGATTGAGCGTTTTCAACGAAAATATAAGTTCAGTTATACCATGTTAAAGGATGAAGACCGCTCTTTTTCTAAAGGCCTGGGAGTCGATTCATTGCCGGTGACAATCGTGGTGGATAAGGACATGAACATTATTTATCGCGATGTCGTTCCGCCAACAAGCCTATGAATCAGGTGACTTGCCAAAAAACTTATCAAGTGATGGGGGGAGAGTTTCAATTCTTGTGCTTTCCTCAGTCATTTTTATCCCGGGAAGATGTTTACGCTCTTTTTGAGGAAGCCTATCAGGAAGTCAAAAGAATTGAAGAGAAGTTTACAGACTTCAAAGAAAGCTATTTTAGTCGTATCAACTCCATGGCCGGAGTGGGGCATGTTGATATTGATGAGGAGACTTTAGGACTCGTTAAAAAATCACTTGAGGTTTCAGAAAACTCTAACGGTGTTTTTGATATCAGCTTTGCTTCTATCGGGCACTGGTGGAGAGCGCATAAAGATGAAGGAAAAGTCCTAAGCGAAGATTTTATTAAAGAACATTTGAAATACATTGATTACCGCCTCATTAAGCTAGATGAAAAAAAGAAAACGATCTTCCTTCCTTTGTCTCAAATGAGAATCGGGCTTGGAGGAATCGGTAAAGGTTATGCTGTTGATAGAGTGTATGACCTTTTTAAGAAACGCGGCCTGGTTAATTTTTATATCAATGGCTCTGGTGATATCCGAGTGGCCGCAGAACTGACGGCTCCGCGCTCGTGGAGAATTGGCATCCGCAATCCTCTTTCATCGGACCCAAAAAAAGCAGTGGGAGTGATTCAACTGCATAATGGCGCCGTTGCCTCATCTGGTGGTTATGTCCACAATGTCGGTGGAGACCGTTTTAACAATCACATTATTCATCCGCAAACGGGGATGTCGGCCCGGGAAATTATAGGTAGTACAGTGCTTGCTGATAATGCTATCACTGCGGATACCACAGCGACTATTTTGATGAATCTTTCAAAAAAAGAGGGCATAGAGTATCTGAATAAACGACAACTTTTTGGACTGGTTTTTTGCAAGGAAGGAAAGAGTTATCTTTCTGAAGTTGCACTTAAGCATTTTGGAATGGAAGTGAAAGGCCCTGCACTTTAAGCAGGGCCTGAAGTTTTAATTTAAAATAGACTCGGCAGCTTCTTGTAAAATATCCAGCGCTTCCGCCTCTGAAAGTTCGACATCAGTTTCTTTTAATTTTGCAACCGATGTCGCCAGAGATGCAGTCAATGAACCACTCTGATAATAATCTTGAAGATCATTTAGTAACATTTTGGCAGCTTCTCTTTTGCTCGCCTCAATTTCTTTTTTCGTTACACTCGCCAGTGTCGAGACACCAACCACCATACCAACTGCCGGACCTGTGGTTGCATAAACTCCCAGGAAAATAGAAGCGCCAATATAGCTCATTCCCAAAGCTTCACCATGTTTTCTGACAAATTCTCCGGCCATCACAGAAGTCGAAAGAAAAGAAACAAGAAGGGTTGTCGCTAAAATCTTTTTCATAATGTCTCCGTTATTAGTAACAATCTTTTTTAGTGGCGCTGTATTGAGTAATGGCGGTAATTGTTGGAACGTCCTGGCACTCAGTGTCTGCCTGGTACATAACATACTTGTACGGATTAAGTGTTCTGTTATCGATATTAATGGCAGCAAAGGTGTCTTTGATTAAAGGACATTTTAATTCTTTAGAGCGACCTAAAATTTTCAAGTAGGCCACAGGTGCACATTTAGTGATTAGTTTTTCATCTGAAATGGCGTGGGCCGCACTGGCAGATAAAAGAAGAGTTAAAACAAATAGTGCCTTCATAAGCTAAACCTCAAAAAATAGTTTGCTTAATTGTAGCTAAAAAAGGAGGGAAATTAAGGGGATTGAATAGATTCTACAGGGGTGTAAAAACTTAAGACAGAAGTAGTGTTTTTCCTGATTTACCGGCAGAAATCCCCGGTTTAA contains:
- a CDS encoding TlpA family protein disulfide reductase, coding for MKVLIAALLLFSLNAQAEKMKDFTLPIHQKSEKFHLQEEVKKKKVLLNFWATWCTSCIHELPKLEALKEKYSDSVTFVSVNAGEKDNLIERFQRKYKFSYTMLKDEDRSFSKGLGVDSLPVTIVVDKDMNIIYRDVVPPTSL
- a CDS encoding FAD:protein FMN transferase yields the protein MNQVTCQKTYQVMGGEFQFLCFPQSFLSREDVYALFEEAYQEVKRIEEKFTDFKESYFSRINSMAGVGHVDIDEETLGLVKKSLEVSENSNGVFDISFASIGHWWRAHKDEGKVLSEDFIKEHLKYIDYRLIKLDEKKKTIFLPLSQMRIGLGGIGKGYAVDRVYDLFKKRGLVNFYINGSGDIRVAAELTAPRSWRIGIRNPLSSDPKKAVGVIQLHNGAVASSGGYVHNVGGDRFNNHIIHPQTGMSAREIIGSTVLADNAITADTTATILMNLSKKEGIEYLNKRQLFGLVFCKEGKSYLSEVALKHFGMEVKGPAL